CCTGCGGCTTTTGACGGTCTGGGGCTTTCCCTTGATCTGAACGGAGGGCACTGGGGCCCGGTCCTCCTTGAGAAGTCTCTCGGTCTGTCCCGAGGCTTGTTCCGGGGCCGCCTGCGCGGCGGCTGCCGGTTTCTTGACCGCGGCAGCCGCCGGAGCGGGCTTCTCCACCGTCTCCGCCTTCTTGGGAGCCGCCTTTACGGCCGACGCCGGCGCGGCAGGCGCAGCCGCCGGCGCGCCCGCAGCGACGAGCTGGATCCAACGGTGGAGAGTGCGGGTGCGGCTCTTGGCGTCCGTGGCCGACAGCACGCACTCATAGCGCCCCCCGGGCAAGCTGCTCCCGAAGTAGTTCTGGCGCCCGTTCCAATATATTTGGTGGAACACCGGGCCGCCCCCCGCGACTTCTTGGAGCGGGGCCAGCTCAGCGCCGCCCGAGGCCGGCTGCAGGAGCTGGAATTTCCAGGACACCAGCCCCGCGGGAGGGTCGGAGACGGAGAACTCGATGACCGCGCCTTCGTTGTCCTCCGGCCGGAGGGCCTGAGGATAGACCCCGAGGCTGATGGGCGGGCCGGCCTCCTCCCCCAGGGAACTCTCCACGACCAGTTCCAGCGGCCGGTTATAGACGAAGACGATGACGACTCCCTTGAAATCCTGCAACGGCTTGGGGATCTCGACCTGGCTGTTGAGCAGGTTCACCCTGACCCGCGGGGTCGCGACCCCGGTGCTGAAGAGGTAGGCGCTGATGCCCATGCTTCGGCGCATGTCCTGCACCTTGGCGTCGCCCGTGGCGGCGTCCTCGGGAAGGATGACCACCTGCGTGCTGCCCAGGCTGAAGACCAGACGCGCCATGGAATCAAGCAGGCGCGCGGCATCCTTATTGAAAGTGATCCCGGAAGAGAAGAGCAGGGCCGACGGGATCCCCAAGGCCTGCGGGTCCCCGTTCTCGAGCATCAGCACCCGGAGGCCGTCGTAGGCCTTGAGCTCCTTGAGGCTGGTCTCGAGCAGGTAGCGCAGCCTGGCACGGATCTCTTTCTTCATGAGGTCCCGGTTGGCGGGCGGCAGGGCCGCGTCGCTGCGCACCGCCGGGCGCACCGCAGGCGCCGGAGCGACTGGGCGGGCGGGAGTCGCCGCGGCGAGCTCGATGCCGGGGGAGTCGGGCTCGGCGATGCGGGGTGCGGCTGATGCGGCCTTGCGGGCCGGCTCACTGGCCACCGTCTCCACCTGGGGTGCGGCCTTGCGGGCCGGCTCGATGGCCACCACCGTCTCCACCTGGGTGGCGGCCGGCGGGGGGGTGCGTTTGAAATCCTTGGTGCCGATGTTCATGCGATGCGTGATCAGGTTGAGATACTCGTTGGCCATGGCCCGCTCCGACGGGTCTCCCTTGACCAGGAGGTCCATGAACCTGTCCATGGCCTGCATGTCGTCTCCCCGCTCGTAGAACATGATGGCTGTCTTCATCGCGCGGCTCTGGCTCGACCCCGGATTCTCTTCATCCTCCTGAGCAGGCGCCGCGACAGCGAGCGCCGCCGCTGCGGCGAAGATCCAGACTAGCCGAATTCTCATGGAAATAGCGACGCAAGCCGCTTCTCGGATAAATCTTAGTTAAAAGCCATTACTGATTTATTTCAGACCCAGGGACCTTAGACCGGCCAGCGCCCCCGCGTTGGCGGGGTCAAGGGATAGAGCCTGCCGGAATCTCGCCGCCGCTTCGCCGATCCGGCCCGCGGCCAGGTCGGCCTGCCCCAGATTGGCGAGCGCCGCGACGTTCTTGGGGTCATGGGAGACAACCCATTCCAAGTGAGGACGAGCCTGCTCGGCCTTTTGGTGATATAGTAAGAGACTCCCGGCCAGGAAGCGCGCCTTGCTCATCTCCGGGAAGCGGGCGGCCAAGCGCAGGGCTTCGTCTAGACTGGCCTGGGAGTAGTCCCCCCGGCTCAGGCGCGCATCAAGCTCGCGCATACGAGCTATCCCTTCGACGATCTCCGGAGGTGGACGCCCCGCGCGCGCCGCCGCGGCCAGCAGGGCCTGCTCCGAGGACTTCATATCCGGAGTCAAGGCCAAGGCCCGGGAGTAGGCGTCCATGGCCTCGGGCCAGCGCTTCTCCAGAGCGAAGAGGTAGCCCAAGTTGTGCCAGTGCTGGGGGTTCGCCGGGAAGAAATGGGTGGCCCGTTGCAGGAGCTGCAGCGCCTCGGCGCGATGGCGGGGGAGGTCCTGCAGGAGCGCGGCGCTGAAGCCGTTGTAGACATCCGCGGAGAGTGGGTTGATGCTCCAGGCCATGCGGTAGTAGTCCAGGGCGCGTTCGGTCTGCTTGAGGCGGGAAATCTTGATCGTGGCGATGTTGAAATAGATCTCGTCGTAGCCCGCGTTGGCCCGCAGCGCCTCGGCATAGACCGAGTCCGCGTCCGAGAACCTGTCGGAGCGCGCGTAGGCGTTGCCCAACTCGTAGATGGCGTTGACCTCGCGGGGGCCCCAGGAGCGCGAGGTCTCCAGTTCCCGGATCGCCATGGGCATGGTGCCCTGCCGGATGAGCTTGAACCCGGCGAAGTAGTGCACCTCCCGCTCCCAGACCCTGACCCAGTACCAGGAGGCCGCCAGGGCCGCGGCCACGGCTGCCGCGGCAAGGGCTTTGGCGACGGCCGGCCGGGGGATGGTCCGCCAGCGCCCCCCCTCCGGCTCGGCGCCCGCGGCGCCCATGGCCAGCCCGGCCATCCACCAGCACAGGAAACCCGGCACCGCGAAGTGGAGGGATACGTTGAGCATGTTGTCCACCAGCATGCCGGCGACGCCGGCGACCGCGGCCGTCCAGACGCCGGGGCGGCGGCCCTGCCTTGACCAGCGGCGCGCCACCGCGAAAAAGGTCGTCCACAGCCAGGCCCAGGCGCCCAGCCCGAACAGGCCGGTCTGGGACCAGACCTCGAGGATCTCGTTGTGGGCGTTGTTGGCATGAGTGCGCATACCCGCGAGGACGTCGAACGTGTTGAGCAGATGCCCTTGGTAGAAGGGGTAGAACAGCTCGAAGAGGCCCCACCCCTTCCCCGTGAGAGGATTCTCGGCTCCCATGAGCCAGGCGCCGCCCCAGATGAGCACGCGCTGGTAGAGAGGACTATAGGGGACCGAAGACTTGGCGGCTTGGCTCATCTCGGTGAGGCGGCTGATGACGCTCGGCGTGTACCCCGTGGCGATGGAGCTCGCCGGCCAGAACAAGACAACGGCCAGCGCCGTGGCGGCGAGCAGCCCGCAAGGCCGGGGCGCCAGCGCGGCCGTCCGGCGCAGGTCGGTGGACAGGGCCAGGAGCAGAAGCACCGCGGCCAGGGCGCCGGCCCAGGAAGAGCGGGTCATCGTGCAGAACAGGGCCGCCTGCAGCGCCAGCGCCACGGCCCCATACACGAGGCGGCCGAGCGACGAGCGTGCCTCGATGAAGCAGGCCACCGCGACCGGCAGCAGCAGCACGTTGTACGAGGAGAGGAAATTGGGATTGCCGAACGTGGAGACCGAGCGGCCGCCGTAAGGGTTGAGCACGTTGGGCCAGATGAACTCGAAATT
The nucleotide sequence above comes from Elusimicrobiota bacterium. Encoded proteins:
- a CDS encoding O-antigen ligase family protein, with the protein product MTVSFILCLVVAHFVSPLLFFTNLTRNPYITQICLLNAALAAAGGAYLVRGAWAPGGIRVPRSPLDGPWLATLAACAASWAVAYVGHAAFFRPAMVSEGSRSALFLVCNAMLPYYLSAALPWDDGGRPDRKGVALGWWSAFVVLWGFLWVGFPQMRGPSSPSADPWLHVWDPYGALVWASGLAAAFWLCRRGRVLDFLHLALAAGALASLYGISQYFNFEFIWPNVLNPYGGRSVSTFGNPNFLSSYNVLLLPVAVACFIEARSSLGRLVYGAVALALQAALFCTMTRSSWAGALAAVLLLLALSTDLRRTAALAPRPCGLLAATALAVVLFWPASSIATGYTPSVISRLTEMSQAAKSSVPYSPLYQRVLIWGGAWLMGAENPLTGKGWGLFELFYPFYQGHLLNTFDVLAGMRTHANNAHNEILEVWSQTGLFGLGAWAWLWTTFFAVARRWSRQGRRPGVWTAAVAGVAGMLVDNMLNVSLHFAVPGFLCWWMAGLAMGAAGAEPEGGRWRTIPRPAVAKALAAAAVAAALAASWYWVRVWEREVHYFAGFKLIRQGTMPMAIRELETSRSWGPREVNAIYELGNAYARSDRFSDADSVYAEALRANAGYDEIYFNIATIKISRLKQTERALDYYRMAWSINPLSADVYNGFSAALLQDLPRHRAEALQLLQRATHFFPANPQHWHNLGYLFALEKRWPEAMDAYSRALALTPDMKSSEQALLAAAARAGRPPPEIVEGIARMRELDARLSRGDYSQASLDEALRLAARFPEMSKARFLAGSLLLYHQKAEQARPHLEWVVSHDPKNVAALANLGQADLAAGRIGEAAARFRQALSLDPANAGALAGLRSLGLK